The Fictibacillus phosphorivorans genomic sequence GAAGTTAAAATATAGATTCTTAACAGCTTTTATATGTTCTGTTTCCATCACTAAACCTGTCCTCCATATGTGAAATTGTCTTTTATTCATCATAACAAAACAGCCACCATCCTCAAAATGGTAGCTGCTTCAAATCTTATTTTTGTTGTTGTGCAGCAGTTAATTTTTCAATCTCCTGATCAATCTTCTTATGGATTTTGTCGATCTTTGAAAAATTCATCGCAGCTATATAAATCTTTTCTAAGTCATCATGCTTACTTTTAGCATCTGCTAAATAACCGATCGCATCTTTCATCTTTTTTGAGTAGCGGCCGCTGATTTCTTTTAGATTATCAAAGAATTTTTCATCCGTTCCTTTTTTGATCGTCTTTTCATACATGTCTATGATGGAGTCACCTTCACGTTCAGGAAAATATTCATGAGGTGCTGTACTATCAAAAATCGCAAAACCGAGCTCTCTTACGATCACCATATCCAAACTGTTCGGATCGAACCCACAATGATAAATTTCTACATCATAACCTGAAGCTTCAGCATTTGCGGCTAACTTTTTTAGGAGTGTTGATTTTCCAGATCCCGGCCTTCCCTTAATGAAGAATCTTTTTTCTAGACCTTCTGTTAAGTTTGGAACAAAATCGACTGCACCTTTTGGGGTGGCTGCTCCTAAAAAGCGGTGATAAACGTTTGCGGCTTTATTAACTTTTTTCGAAAAAAATTGATGCATCAGTTCGTCTGTAATTTCATTAGCTTTTTCATAATTCATGTTCATAATATAGATTTCTTCCCATTCATCATGGATGAGGAGCGCATCATGGAAAGTGGCATACGCCTTTTGATAATCAGCAGAAATAGAATCTGTTATCTTTAAAATTTCCGCCTTTTTGTTCAGAAGTTTTTTAGAATCCCACGCTTCACCTAAATTTACATATTCCTCGATCGCTCCAGGGGCTTTTGGTTCGATAACATGTGGAGAAGTACCATCGACAATTCCGATTCCAAGTTCTCTGATGATCACACCATCAATCGAACCGTTGTCTGAAGCGCAATGAATGTACTCGATGTCGTAGCCTTCATTGTTCCACTTTTCCCCGACCGCCTTCATGAGTGTCGACTTACCAGTACCAGGTCCGCCCTTTAAAATAAATAGGCGATCAAGACCACTAAGATTAGATGTAAATAAGTTGTAAAAGCCTCTAGCCGTATTGCCGCCAGCATAATAATTTAGAATTTTTCCAGTCAAGGTTCAAAACACTCCTCTTTTTTGTAGTTGTGTTTCTACATGCATGTTATGTAACGATGATGGAATAGGTGATAGCCTAAAAAACACATTTATTATTTAAATTGTTGAAATATGATGAAATAAAAAGAAATTTTACGAATGAAGGAGTATGGTTTAAAAAAGAGGAATAAATACACCCTAAATCACATAATATTGATTATTCTGAATATTTAAATAAAATTTAGAATGAGTTAATATGTAGTTAACAAAGAAACACTACTTCAATTAAAGGAAGGCGTGATTCCAATGAAATAAGTAAGCGAAGCATATCAAATCACATCCAGGTAGAGATCAGCCAGTGAAAACTGATTTCGAGATGTGTGGGTATGTGGGAACGCGCAAATACACATGACGAAAGAGGATGATTCCAATGACGTATGTGAGCGAAGCATGCTAAGATCGTGTTGCAGATGGAAATAGCCGGTGAAAACTATTTTCGCAGCATGTGGGCGTGTGGGAATTTACCAGAAGTAGAGGAAAAATAAGATCTAATGCAAGGCAATTGATTGAACGAACAATTAATTGAAGTCTAGTTAGGGACAATAACTAGCATTTGTGTATTAGTAAGAAAGGAAAGAACGTTTAAGTGAATAAAGTGATTTTAAGCTAAAGGCGCTGTTTATGTGATGTATACATATTCAGCGTCTTTGTTTGTTTATATCCTAAATTTGATTAATCAACTCCATTTTGAGTTTTTATATATACGCCTCAAGTCTTAGAACACATTACTTCTTAAAGCCATGGTTATTTTAGGAAGGTTTCGATAAGGTAATACTAGAAACATAGTATAGATGAACTTTTTTTATTTAAACGAAACTCAGAAACCGTTACATCCGTATGAATAGTAAAGAGTTTATGTCAGGAGTCGATTACAATGAACGGATTTTTAGCTTTTTTTATCCGCATGTTTGTTGCTATTCCAGCTTCAGTAGGAGTATGGCTGGCAAGTATTATCGGGTATGACCAGACCTACCTTTTGTCGTCAGGCATTGCAGTGGCTGGTGGAGCTGCCGCATACACAGCAACAGGACTTCTTCAAAAGCAGAGATTTCTTAGTGAACATCACCTATCTAGAAGAGAGTATAAATACATCAGAAAAAACTTAGACGAAGCAAAACCTAAGATTTATAGACTGCAAAAGGCCATGTTTTCAGTCCGCGACCTACCAACTTTAAAGCAAAGAGCGGATTTGGTCCGAGTAGTCAGAAAGATCCAGAGTTTAACTCAAAAAGAACCAAGACGTTTTTATCAAGCAGAACAGTTCTATTTTTCTCATTTAGACTCAGCCGTAGAGCTTACCGAAAAATATATGTTTTTATCCTCGCAGCCTAGAAAATCAAAAGAATTAACACAATCATTAGTAGAAACGAAAAGAACACTCGACGAACTGATCGATCAGATCGAAAAGGATTTATACCAAGTACTGTCAAATGATATAGAAGACCTACATTATGAGATCGATGTAGCGAAGTACTCAATTAAATCCCACAAAGACTCCCAATCCATAAAAAAGGCAGGCGATATAAATGAAAGAAAATAACGCACCACTTAACCATTCTGATGAACCAACAAACCTGATGGATGACTTGTTGGCAAACCCTTTTGGCGAACAACAAGAATCTACTGTGCCCTCGAATGAAAACAAACAGGTACGATTAATAGATGTACTTCCAGAAGAAAATAAAGAAAAAGCGTATCAGCTGGCGAAACAGATCGATCCAACGAACCACCAGACGATGATCACATACGGAGCACCAGCACAGGCAAAGCTTCATTCCTTTTCGAACACGATGCTTGATCATGTGAAAAAGAAAGATACTGGGCAAATCGGTGAAATTATTGGAGATCTCATGAGGAAGCTTCAAGATGTAAATCCTGAAGAATTAAAATCAAACAAACCTACGTTGATCGGCCGAATGTTTGGAAAGATTTCAGGGTCTGTTCAAGAGGTACTTTCAAAGTATCAAAAAACGGGAGCACAGATTGATAGAATCTCTGTAAAGCTAGACGGAAGCAAGAATGTTCTTATGTCGGATATCGTCATGCTTGAAAAATTGTACGAAAACAATAAAGAGTACTTTCAAGCGTTGAACGTATATATAGCAGCAGGAGAACTTAAGCTGGATGAGCTAAACCAGGTTACGATTCCTGAGATGAGAAGAGTGGCGGAACAGACGAACGACCAGATGAAGTTTCAAGAAGTAAATGACATGGTTCAGTTTGCTGACCGACTCGATAAGCGGGTTCATGACTTAAAATTAAGTCGTGAGATAACGATACAAAGTGCACCACAGATCCGACTCATTCAAAACACGAACCAAGCGCTTGTAGAAAAAATACAGTCGTCCATCATGACAGCTATTCCATTGTGGAAGAACCAAGTCGCTATTGCATTAACGTTAATTAGACAGCGTAATGCAGTAGAAGCTCAAAAACAAGTTTCTAAAACGACGAATGAGCTTTTACTAAAAAATGCTGAGATGTTAAAAACCAATACGATTGAAACTGCAAAAGAAAACGAACGTGGTTTGATCGATATTGAAACGTTAAAGAAAACACAAGAAAATCTTCTTTCGACGCTTGAGGAAACATTGCGTATTCAAGAAGAAGGTCGCATGAAGCGTCGCTTAGCAGAAGAAGAACTGGCAACGATGGAAATCGGCTTAAGACAGAAGCTACTCGAAATTAAAGGCGAATAAAATGAAAAGAAGGAACTGCTCTGAAATGTGGCAGATCCTTCTTTTTTTATGGTAACTCAAGAAACCTTGACTGCTAACTCATCTACTGGCGAACGTTCATGGCTAAAGCTACTTAACACCATTCCGACGGCGGTTCCAACAATGGCGGGAAGAATCCATTGTAATCCCATAGAAGATAGAGGAAGGAAATCTTTCACCACTTGAACGGGACCTAAATCTACACCGAATGCCACTAAGCCATCCATCAGCGCAAATACACCAGTAAAGAGTACTGCACTTCCATACACTTTCTTTGAGTTTTTGAAGAAGCGGTTAAAAAACGTAAGTACAACCAATACAATTGTTAAGGGATAGGCTGTAACTAAAAAGGGCACTGAAACTTTAAGAATTTGGTTCAGTCCAAGGTTTGATAGCGTGAAGCTCACGAGTGTAACGAGTAAGACAACTTTTTTATAACTGACACTCGGCATTAGTTTTGAAAAGTACTGTCCACACGCTGTTGTTAGACCGACAACTGTAGTAAAACAAGCTAATGTAAAGATAAAGCCTAGTAGAGCTGTTCCGCTTTTACCTAATAATAGAGTGGACGCTTCTGCGAGAATGTCTGTTCCATTTTCAAAAGAACCTGTTGCAGCCATCTTACCTCCGATTAATCCTAAGCTGACATAAACAAGTGTCAGTAAGGTTCCTGCAATCAGACCAGCTTTTAATGTGTAGTTTGTTAATTGCTTTCGGTCTTGAACACCTCTTTGTTGAATAGCTGTAAGAATGACGATACCAAAAGCGAGTGCAGCAAGAGCATCCATTGTGTTGTAACCTTCAATGAAACCTGTAGAAAACGCTCCAGATTGATAGTTAGCTAATGGTGATTGAAGGGGAGCATCTAGTTTGAAAAATCCTACTGCGCAGAGCACAACCATTGATAAAAGAAGGATAGGAGTAATCCAACGCCCCATATATTTCTCCATTTTTGATGGATTCAAGCTTACCGCATAAACGAGCGCGAAAAATGTAACTGTAAACAGTAATAGAATGAGTGCTGCGTTCGAATCAGTACCTAAAAACGGTTTAAGTCCCATCTCATAAGCCACGTTTGCATTTCTAGGAATAGCTAGAAACGGTCCGATACTTAAATAAATAACGACCATAAAGACCGTACTGAAAACGGGATGAACACGATTGCCGATCGTTTGAACGCCTCCTTTTACGAGGGAAACGGCAAATAATACAGCAAAAGGAAGTCCTACACCAGTTAGAATAAATCCAGTCATCGCAAGCCAGTATGAGGATCCTGCCGCAGCCCCTAAGAATGGAGGGAAAATAAGATTGCCTGCTCCAAAAAACATTGAAAATAACATAAGTCCAATAAAAACGGTGTCCATCTTTCTCATAAGTAATCTCTCCTTTTATTGTTTTAAAAACATAAAAAAACCCGCCCCTATAGAAGGGACGAGTTATCGCTCGCGTTACCACCCTAATTCCACAGCTTATGAAAAGCTTGCGGCACTCAGTCAACGTACAATCATACGTGTTCCCTTGTAACGGCGGACGGCCCGTCAAAGCTTACATTTCAGCTTTGCATCTCGGAGATGATTTTCGGATAAGCACTGAACATCGGATTTCACCAAGCGCCGATTCTCTGGGGAACAGTAATCAAATCTTACTCTTTCTCGTCATTGACTTTAATATTATTTGTAAATTTATCACCCTAAAAGGTTAAAGTCAACCACAAATTCTGAAAACATTGAAAAATTGAACGAGCAGACGTTCAATTGTTTCAAAAAGAAATATGAATAAGTTTATAAAAGAAGCCCCATAACAACGGTGTTATAATATGTTCCTTTAATAAAATTATCGTTCTTTAACAAACCTTCCTTCTCAAAACCTAGTTTCCTATATAGTTCAATCGCCGTAACATTATTTTCATTCGTTACAAGACTAATCTTTTTTGTGATGCCGTTTAGACGTGCCCACTCCAAAAGTTCATTCATTAAACCTCTTCCCAATCCCATACCTGTGTATGCTTCAGAAACAACTATACCCAATGTTCCAACATGTTTGGTTCTTTCTTTTTGAGGTGAGTTTATCGTTGCAATCCCAATAATCGTTGAATCTTTTTCGGCAATCAAAATAATGGAGTTTGATTCTTTGGAGGTTGCAGTGATGTAATTCTTATATTCATGAAGATCCCGTTTAAATTCATTTGCACCGAACGATAAAAAATCACTTTCACCGCCAACGACATTATAGAAATCGATCATATTTTGAGCATCATCCTCAGTCGCTTTTCGTATAGTAACTTTCAAATTATTTTTTAAGTATACGTTATGCATCTTCTCAGCTTCTTCCTGTTCATTGGTATAAGACAAATATAACCTACCAGTCTATTCATCGTACAAGCTTAGTATTCATGTATTTTTGATTAAATTTTTCACAAAAGTAGTAATGCTTCTCCTATACCCTCGCATAGAATATGAGGATTTGTTATTTCAAAAAAGAATAGGAGAGAAGGAATGAATACGAAAAAGGTACTGATTGCATTACTGATGTTTGGTTTCATGTTCTTACTTGTTCAACCAGCAAAGGCAGCAGCTTCATCATTTATCGTCATAAATAAATCAACCAACCAGCTTGCATACTTTGAGAATAATAAATTATCGAAGGTATTTAAAGTGGCAACGGGTAAACTGCCTTCTTATACGCCAGAGGGGAAATTTAAAATAGTTAACAAGATCACAAATCGGCCTTATTATACAGGTAACATTCCTGGTGGAGATCCGCGAAATCCTTTAGGAAACAGATGGTTAGGTTTAAACGCAAATGGAACATGGGGAACGACGTATGCCATCCACGGAAACAATAATGCAAGTTCCATAGGCAAATATGTGAGTGCAGGCTGTATCCGTATGTACAACAACGAGGTGCAATGGTTATATGCAAGAATTTCGGTTAATACACCTGTTGTGATCACAACTTCAGGTAAATCCTTCCCTGCTTTAGCAGCAGCGAATGGATATAAAGTAACGAACAGTTCAACCGTTCCTGTATTCTCAGTCGTTAACTTAAAAAAGGGTAGCCGTGGTGCGGAAGTGATGGAGCTTCAACGAAGACTTACGAATTTAGGGTATAGTACAAAAGGAGTCGACGGTGTATTTGGAGCCAATACAGATGCCGCTGTGCGTAAATTTCAAAAAGCTAAGAAGCTCACAGTTGATGGCGTAGTAGGTCCAGCGACTAAGAAAGCGCTAGGGATGTTTTAAATTCAGAAAATCAGCCTTGAAAAGGAGGCTGATTTTTTTATTTTTAATAAAACTTTTTTCACTTTCCAAGGTCTAATATATAGGTAGGGTCAGGAGGTTAGAAATTGGAAACAGAACAGTTAGTGATAAAAGCGATAAAAGGAAACGATGAGGCGTTTTTACAATTGATTCAAACGTATAAAGTTGATTTATATAAGACAGCTCTATCTTTTTTGCGCAATGAAGAAGAAGCCCTCGAGGCTATGCAAGAAGTAACGTACTCTGCTTACAAAAATATAAAGAAGCTAAAAAACGAGTTCTATTTTAAAACCTGGTTGATTCGAATTATGATCAACTATTGTAATGATCAGTTGAAACTTAAAAAACGATTCGTCATGAATGATGAAATGTTGAATTCGTTGGGTGTTTCAGAGAACCACACACAACTGGAACTTAAGGACGCAATGTTAGATTTAGACGACAGGTCACGCGAAATCCTTACCTTAAAATATTTTAATGATGTAAAGATTAAAGATATAGCGACCATCATGCAGTGTCCAGAAGGTACAGTTAAAACGTGGCTGAATAAGGCATTACGAGCATTAAGAGAAAAGCTAGATGAGAAAGGAGGTAATCTACATGTTTGAAAGAGAGAAAGAGCAACTGAACGGTTTGAAGAAAGAATATGAAAATATACCGATTTCAATAGATTCTATTGATCAGGCGATATCAACTGGTTTTCAAAAGGCAAAAGCAGAAGAGCGGAAATCTAGAATGAAGAAAAGAAGTGCTTTTGGTTTTATAGCGGCAGCTCTTTTACTCATTGGATTATTTTCTTCAATTAAGAATTCACCGGCTTTAGCTAATTATATTTCTGAAATACCTGGTATGGAAAAAATAGTGAGTATGATTCGTGATGATAAAGGAAGAATGGCAGCAGTTGAAAAAAATTATTATCAAAGGCATGGCGTATCAGATGAAAAAGATGGGTTGAAAGTTACTATCGATGGAACAATTGCTGACGAGATGGGCATTGTGCTTTTTTATTCAATTGAATCTAAAGAAAAATTAAAAGAAGTGATGTTTGATGATGTAAAGATCAGAGCGAAAGACGGCACTGTATTGGATGAGGCATATAATTCATTCGGTGATTCCCATACATCAGATAAAGGCGAGAATAAGTTTAGTGGAGAAATTGAATATTTCTTTGAAGCTCCTATTGAAACAAAAGAATATATCGTCGAACTACAGTTAAAGGACAAAGAATTTTACATTCCATTAACCCTTAAAGAGTTTAAGAAGAAAAAAGATTATGCAGTCCAACAAACGATGGATTTAGAAGGTCAAAAGATCAATATCGAGAAGGTAACCATCTATCCATTACGAGCTGTCGTTAAGTTAAAGATGAATGAAGAAAATGAAAAATACATCCTGCAACTTGATGACTTACGCTTAGTCGATGAAAACAATGAAGTGTGGGGTAATATAGCAAATGGTATAACAGGATCAGGTGATAAAGACACTGAGAGAGAAGTTTATTTGCAAAGTAACTATTTTAAAGAACCGAAAGAATTATATCTAGTCTTAAATAGTGCTCAAGCTATAGATAAAGAGAATGCAGTCATTGTGGTGGATACAGAAAAAATGAAGATTCTAAAACAGCCTGATGGAAACAAGTTAAGAAATCTAAGGAAAGAAGACGGGCAGCTCGTCTTTGATCTGCATACAAAAAAACCTTTCCGTTCGGCAATTTTTAGTACAATAACTGATGCACAAGGTAAAGAAATTGAAGTGAGCTCACAGTCCATGGGTACTGAAGAAGAAAAAGGAACAACTCGACTAGGTATAGAGCTGCCTTCAATAGATCGCTCACAAAACCCTCTAACCATTGACTTAAGTTATTATCCGGAGTGGATTAAAGGTAACGAAAAAATTAAAATCAAATAATATGTGAAGGTGGTCCTATCTTTATAGGACTACCTTTTTGCTTAAATTCCTACTACCCTCTATAATGCTAGTTAAATGAGGTGAACGTGATGAGACTAGACCATACCGGAATTGCAGTAAGACGAATAAACGAAGCAATCGAATTTTATACGAATGTACTAGGCGGAAAGCT encodes the following:
- a CDS encoding PRK06851 family protein; protein product: MTGKILNYYAGGNTARGFYNLFTSNLSGLDRLFILKGGPGTGKSTLMKAVGEKWNNEGYDIEYIHCASDNGSIDGVIIRELGIGIVDGTSPHVIEPKAPGAIEEYVNLGEAWDSKKLLNKKAEILKITDSISADYQKAYATFHDALLIHDEWEEIYIMNMNYEKANEITDELMHQFFSKKVNKAANVYHRFLGAATPKGAVDFVPNLTEGLEKRFFIKGRPGSGKSTLLKKLAANAEASGYDVEIYHCGFDPNSLDMVIVRELGFAIFDSTAPHEYFPEREGDSIIDMYEKTIKKGTDEKFFDNLKEISGRYSKKMKDAIGYLADAKSKHDDLEKIYIAAMNFSKIDKIHKKIDQEIEKLTAAQQQK
- a CDS encoding 5-bromo-4-chloroindolyl phosphate hydrolysis family protein; amino-acid sequence: MNGFLAFFIRMFVAIPASVGVWLASIIGYDQTYLLSSGIAVAGGAAAYTATGLLQKQRFLSEHHLSRREYKYIRKNLDEAKPKIYRLQKAMFSVRDLPTLKQRADLVRVVRKIQSLTQKEPRRFYQAEQFYFSHLDSAVELTEKYMFLSSQPRKSKELTQSLVETKRTLDELIDQIEKDLYQVLSNDIEDLHYEIDVAKYSIKSHKDSQSIKKAGDINERK
- a CDS encoding toxic anion resistance protein, whose product is MKENNAPLNHSDEPTNLMDDLLANPFGEQQESTVPSNENKQVRLIDVLPEENKEKAYQLAKQIDPTNHQTMITYGAPAQAKLHSFSNTMLDHVKKKDTGQIGEIIGDLMRKLQDVNPEELKSNKPTLIGRMFGKISGSVQEVLSKYQKTGAQIDRISVKLDGSKNVLMSDIVMLEKLYENNKEYFQALNVYIAAGELKLDELNQVTIPEMRRVAEQTNDQMKFQEVNDMVQFADRLDKRVHDLKLSREITIQSAPQIRLIQNTNQALVEKIQSSIMTAIPLWKNQVAIALTLIRQRNAVEAQKQVSKTTNELLLKNAEMLKTNTIETAKENERGLIDIETLKKTQENLLSTLEETLRIQEEGRMKRRLAEEELATMEIGLRQKLLEIKGE
- the brnQ gene encoding branched-chain amino acid transport system II carrier protein, with the translated sequence MRKMDTVFIGLMLFSMFFGAGNLIFPPFLGAAAGSSYWLAMTGFILTGVGLPFAVLFAVSLVKGGVQTIGNRVHPVFSTVFMVVIYLSIGPFLAIPRNANVAYEMGLKPFLGTDSNAALILLLFTVTFFALVYAVSLNPSKMEKYMGRWITPILLLSMVVLCAVGFFKLDAPLQSPLANYQSGAFSTGFIEGYNTMDALAALAFGIVILTAIQQRGVQDRKQLTNYTLKAGLIAGTLLTLVYVSLGLIGGKMAATGSFENGTDILAEASTLLLGKSGTALLGFIFTLACFTTVVGLTTACGQYFSKLMPSVSYKKVVLLVTLVSFTLSNLGLNQILKVSVPFLVTAYPLTIVLVVLTFFNRFFKNSKKVYGSAVLFTGVFALMDGLVAFGVDLGPVQVVKDFLPLSSMGLQWILPAIVGTAVGMVLSSFSHERSPVDELAVKVS
- a CDS encoding GNAT family N-acetyltransferase, with translation MSYTNEQEEAEKMHNVYLKNNLKVTIRKATEDDAQNMIDFYNVVGGESDFLSFGANEFKRDLHEYKNYITATSKESNSIILIAEKDSTIIGIATINSPQKERTKHVGTLGIVVSEAYTGMGLGRGLMNELLEWARLNGITKKISLVTNENNVTAIELYRKLGFEKEGLLKNDNFIKGTYYNTVVMGLLL
- a CDS encoding L,D-transpeptidase family protein, whose protein sequence is MNTKKVLIALLMFGFMFLLVQPAKAAASSFIVINKSTNQLAYFENNKLSKVFKVATGKLPSYTPEGKFKIVNKITNRPYYTGNIPGGDPRNPLGNRWLGLNANGTWGTTYAIHGNNNASSIGKYVSAGCIRMYNNEVQWLYARISVNTPVVITTSGKSFPALAAANGYKVTNSSTVPVFSVVNLKKGSRGAEVMELQRRLTNLGYSTKGVDGVFGANTDAAVRKFQKAKKLTVDGVVGPATKKALGMF
- a CDS encoding sigma-70 family RNA polymerase sigma factor, which codes for METEQLVIKAIKGNDEAFLQLIQTYKVDLYKTALSFLRNEEEALEAMQEVTYSAYKNIKKLKNEFYFKTWLIRIMINYCNDQLKLKKRFVMNDEMLNSLGVSENHTQLELKDAMLDLDDRSREILTLKYFNDVKIKDIATIMQCPEGTVKTWLNKALRALREKLDEKGGNLHV
- a CDS encoding DUF4179 domain-containing protein, which codes for MFEREKEQLNGLKKEYENIPISIDSIDQAISTGFQKAKAEERKSRMKKRSAFGFIAAALLLIGLFSSIKNSPALANYISEIPGMEKIVSMIRDDKGRMAAVEKNYYQRHGVSDEKDGLKVTIDGTIADEMGIVLFYSIESKEKLKEVMFDDVKIRAKDGTVLDEAYNSFGDSHTSDKGENKFSGEIEYFFEAPIETKEYIVELQLKDKEFYIPLTLKEFKKKKDYAVQQTMDLEGQKINIEKVTIYPLRAVVKLKMNEENEKYILQLDDLRLVDENNEVWGNIANGITGSGDKDTEREVYLQSNYFKEPKELYLVLNSAQAIDKENAVIVVDTEKMKILKQPDGNKLRNLRKEDGQLVFDLHTKKPFRSAIFSTITDAQGKEIEVSSQSMGTEEEKGTTRLGIELPSIDRSQNPLTIDLSYYPEWIKGNEKIKIK